The Sphingobium sp. BYY-5 genome includes a window with the following:
- a CDS encoding M14 family metallopeptidase, which produces MKPHWLLLSGALLLPASPIAAQGTTAPTPPERFFKQPPGTDYYLANYSEYEAYLKRLAAESDRIRLVDIGKTAEGRTQWMAIISSPANLAKLDEYRAIAEKLARAHGVDEAEARKLAAQGKAIVWIDAGMHATETVTSQGQIQVIHRMLSQSDPETLRMLDDCIILFGHDNPDGMELVSNWYMRQADPKKREFATLPWLYQKYVGHDNNRDSFMAAMPETENVNRVLFRQWYPQIVYNQHQTGPEGMVVFVPPFRDPFNFNYDPIVMSQLNEVGFSMHSRLIAEGKAGSGTRSAARYSTWHNGMERSVAYFHNSIGLLTEVIGGPTPAKIPLVPATQLPRGDEMMPIAPRDWHLQDSLDYQWTLDRAVIDYASRNRERLLFNIWRMGANSIEKGSKDSWTITPSKVDRLTSAAPLKTEDKDARPGGPKKVDPALYKAMLQAPAERDPRAYVIPADQRDMPTAIAFLNALIKNGIEVERADAPFQAGGKNYAAGSYIVRTAQAYRPHVIDMFEPQDHPHDTDYPGGPPTAPYDITGYTLAYQMGIGFDRILDGLDQRFAPVPDLLAPPPGRIVGQGTAGWIVGHETNNSFILTNRLLKAGIRPAWLKQAVAADGETMQAGAIWIPASGEARTLVEKAVTELGLTVHAADAAPQGERIALKPLRIGLVDRYGGLMSSGWTRFLLERFEFPFMQVFPKRLDAGNLARDYDVLLFTDDALPPSGAWGSDRPGKQPELKDTPAEYQPMLGEVTDAKTVPAVADFARNGGAIVAIGSSARFIDLFHTSLKPALTREVDGSLKMPDTRSFYIPGSILRARVDNRQPLAYGLPDQVDIFFNQSQTFVSVTNASPYGKASWFEGRDLLRSGWAVGQEKLAGTIAVADVDVGKGKLLLMAPEVAQRAQSYGTFKFLFNALLYGAANRK; this is translated from the coding sequence ATGAAACCGCACTGGCTCCTCCTGTCGGGTGCGTTGCTGTTGCCAGCATCGCCGATCGCCGCGCAAGGCACTACCGCGCCGACGCCGCCCGAACGCTTCTTCAAGCAACCGCCCGGCACCGACTATTATCTCGCCAACTATAGCGAATATGAGGCCTATCTGAAGCGGTTGGCGGCCGAATCCGACCGGATCAGGCTGGTCGACATCGGCAAGACCGCCGAGGGGCGGACCCAGTGGATGGCGATCATCTCCTCCCCCGCCAATCTGGCGAAGCTGGACGAGTATCGCGCCATCGCCGAAAAGCTGGCCCGCGCCCATGGCGTGGACGAAGCCGAGGCGCGCAAGCTGGCGGCGCAGGGCAAGGCGATCGTCTGGATCGACGCGGGGATGCACGCGACCGAGACGGTGACCTCACAGGGGCAGATTCAGGTCATTCACCGGATGCTGAGCCAGTCGGACCCGGAAACGCTGCGGATGCTGGACGATTGCATCATCCTGTTCGGGCACGACAATCCCGACGGCATGGAGTTGGTCAGCAACTGGTATATGCGTCAGGCCGATCCCAAAAAGCGGGAATTTGCCACCCTGCCCTGGCTCTATCAGAAATACGTCGGCCACGACAATAACCGCGACAGCTTCATGGCGGCCATGCCGGAGACGGAAAATGTCAATCGGGTGCTGTTCCGCCAATGGTATCCGCAGATCGTCTATAATCAGCACCAGACCGGGCCGGAAGGCATGGTGGTGTTCGTGCCGCCCTTCCGCGATCCGTTCAATTTCAACTATGACCCGATCGTCATGTCACAACTGAACGAAGTCGGCTTCTCCATGCATTCGCGGCTGATTGCGGAAGGCAAGGCGGGGTCGGGTACGCGCAGCGCAGCCCGCTATTCGACCTGGCACAATGGGATGGAGCGGTCGGTCGCCTATTTCCACAACAGCATCGGCCTACTGACGGAGGTTATCGGTGGGCCGACCCCGGCGAAGATACCCCTGGTGCCCGCGACCCAATTGCCGCGCGGCGACGAGATGATGCCGATCGCCCCGCGTGACTGGCATTTGCAGGACTCGCTCGATTATCAATGGACGCTCGATCGAGCGGTCATCGACTATGCTTCGCGCAATCGCGAGCGGCTGTTGTTCAACATCTGGCGCATGGGCGCGAACAGCATCGAGAAGGGCAGCAAGGATAGCTGGACGATCACGCCGTCAAAGGTGGATCGCCTGACCAGCGCCGCGCCGCTCAAGACGGAGGACAAGGATGCCCGGCCGGGCGGCCCGAAGAAGGTCGACCCGGCCCTCTACAAGGCGATGCTGCAAGCCCCGGCCGAACGCGATCCGCGCGCCTATGTCATCCCCGCCGACCAGCGCGACATGCCAACGGCAATCGCCTTCCTCAACGCGCTCATCAAGAATGGGATTGAGGTGGAGCGCGCAGATGCGCCGTTCCAGGCAGGCGGGAAAAACTATGCCGCCGGTTCCTATATCGTGCGTACGGCCCAAGCCTATCGCCCACATGTGATCGACATGTTCGAGCCGCAGGACCATCCGCACGACACCGACTATCCGGGTGGCCCGCCGACCGCTCCTTATGACATTACCGGCTATACATTGGCCTATCAGATGGGCATCGGGTTCGACCGCATTCTCGATGGCCTCGACCAACGCTTCGCGCCGGTGCCCGATCTGCTTGCTCCGCCACCAGGCCGGATTGTCGGTCAGGGGACGGCAGGTTGGATCGTCGGACATGAAACCAATAACAGCTTCATCCTGACCAACCGGCTATTGAAGGCCGGCATCCGCCCGGCCTGGCTGAAACAGGCGGTAGCGGCGGATGGCGAGACGATGCAAGCTGGCGCGATCTGGATTCCTGCTTCGGGCGAGGCGCGAACGCTCGTGGAGAAGGCAGTCACGGAGCTGGGCCTGACCGTTCATGCGGCGGATGCAGCGCCGCAAGGCGAGCGGATAGCGCTCAAGCCCCTACGGATCGGCCTGGTGGATCGTTATGGCGGGCTGATGTCGTCGGGCTGGACCCGTTTCCTGCTCGAACGGTTCGAATTTCCCTTCATGCAGGTCTTTCCCAAACGGCTGGACGCCGGCAATCTCGCCAGGGATTATGATGTCCTGCTGTTCACCGACGATGCCCTGCCGCCCAGCGGCGCCTGGGGATCGGACCGCCCGGGTAAGCAGCCCGAGTTGAAGGACACGCCCGCCGAATATCAACCGATGCTGGGCGAGGTAACGGATGCCAAAACGGTGCCGGCCGTGGCAGACTTTGCCCGCAACGGTGGCGCGATCGTCGCAATCGGCAGTTCCGCGCGCTTTATCGACCTGTTCCACACGTCGCTCAAGCCTGCCCTGACGCGGGAGGTGGATGGGTCGCTCAAGATGCCCGACACCAGGAGCTTCTACATCCCTGGATCGATCTTGCGCGCGCGCGTCGATAATCGCCAACCGCTGGCCTATGGCTTGCCCGATCAGGTCGATATCTTCTTCAACCAGTCCCAGACCTTCGTGTCCGTGACCAACGCCTCGCCCTATGGCAAGGCGAGCTGGTTCGAGGGGCGAGACCTGCTGCGTAGCGGCTGGGCCGTAGGGCAAGAAAAGCTGGCGGGGACGATCGCGGTCGCGGATGTCGATGTCGGCAAGGGCAAGCTGCTGCTGATGGCGCCCGAAGTGGCCCAGCGCGCGCAGTCCTACGGCACCTTCAAATTCCTGTTCAATGCCCTGCTCTACGGCGCTGCCAACCGGAAATAA
- a CDS encoding RNA polymerase sigma factor yields MDQRPDYLSYVPALRRYFSRRVSNGAMVDDLVQDVMLRMHARDAKDSIDNLEGYIFRTATSVLRDQARRDKARHAASHGELTEKDHPAEECTADRVLEGKEELARLVHALEDLPERTRDIFLMRRYEGWAYGEIAEKVGISVSAIEKHVAKAVAHIARRLVR; encoded by the coding sequence ATGGATCAGCGCCCGGACTATCTGTCTTATGTGCCTGCGCTTCGTCGGTATTTTTCCCGTCGGGTGAGCAATGGTGCAATGGTGGACGACCTGGTCCAGGACGTGATGCTGCGTATGCACGCGCGCGATGCGAAGGACAGCATCGATAATCTGGAAGGCTATATTTTCCGAACCGCCACCAGCGTGCTGCGCGACCAAGCCCGGCGTGACAAGGCGCGGCACGCGGCCAGCCATGGAGAATTGACCGAAAAGGATCATCCTGCTGAGGAATGTACGGCCGATCGCGTCTTAGAGGGAAAGGAGGAGCTTGCGCGCCTTGTCCATGCTCTGGAGGATTTGCCCGAGCGGACACGCGACATCTTCCTGATGCGACGTTATGAGGGATGGGCCTATGGCGAGATTGCGGAGAAGGTCGGGATTTCGGTGAGCGCGATCGAAAAGCATGTCGCCAAGGCGGTTGCTCATATCGCCCGGCGGCTGGTCCGTTAA
- a CDS encoding FecR domain-containing protein encodes MTTDGDDPYDIAATYWARLQSGKATSADEADMECWRAQAPEHCAAMDAVKAAWESAGRFQDSPALSEMKAQMKARYKAAPAPASRRWRRSGLLAASIAALVAIPTLIWLMGHSGQHMVQDAPAERQMTREEGTRLFSPAGRRRNILLPDGSRVVLDADSAIRFAFSAKERSIDLERGRAYFAVHRDKSWPFIVSAGRLTATAVGTAFDVSRLSGREQVTTTEGVVRVVTKMASRDGHHTAMIPAGMRLTQDASFVSVGAVDAVRESAWRDGRIIFTAQCLSDVAAQMNRYAPGRLMVTDMAARIVISGVFEIDNADGLAEALEQQGLVHVDRSADRIILTPGANAAEADCAGHS; translated from the coding sequence ATGACTACGGATGGGGACGATCCCTATGATATCGCCGCCACCTATTGGGCGCGGCTCCAATCGGGCAAGGCGACGTCCGCCGATGAGGCCGACATGGAATGCTGGCGCGCTCAGGCACCGGAGCATTGCGCCGCGATGGACGCGGTCAAGGCGGCATGGGAGAGCGCCGGCCGTTTCCAGGACAGTCCTGCCTTATCGGAGATGAAGGCGCAGATGAAGGCGCGTTACAAGGCTGCGCCAGCGCCCGCATCACGCCGGTGGAGGCGTAGCGGCCTGTTGGCGGCGTCGATTGCGGCGCTGGTCGCAATACCGACGCTTATTTGGCTGATGGGGCATTCCGGCCAGCACATGGTGCAGGACGCCCCGGCGGAACGCCAGATGACGCGGGAAGAAGGCACGCGCCTGTTCAGCCCGGCTGGTCGCCGACGCAATATCCTCCTGCCCGACGGCTCTCGCGTGGTGCTTGACGCCGATAGCGCTATTCGTTTTGCCTTTTCCGCAAAAGAGCGATCGATCGATCTGGAACGGGGGCGTGCCTATTTTGCGGTCCACAGGGATAAGAGCTGGCCCTTCATCGTCTCGGCTGGCCGCTTGACGGCGACGGCGGTCGGCACGGCATTCGACGTCTCCCGACTATCGGGGCGCGAACAGGTGACGACGACCGAGGGTGTTGTCCGCGTGGTGACGAAGATGGCGAGCCGGGACGGCCATCACACGGCCATGATCCCGGCCGGGATGCGCTTGACGCAGGATGCGTCGTTCGTATCGGTCGGTGCTGTGGATGCCGTGCGCGAAAGCGCCTGGCGAGATGGTCGCATCATATTCACGGCGCAATGCCTGTCCGATGTTGCCGCACAGATGAACCGCTACGCCCCTGGGCGGTTGATGGTGACGGATATGGCAGCCCGCATCGTCATCAGCGGCGTTTTCGAGATCGATAATGCTGATGGGTTGGCCGAAGCGTTGGAGCAGCAGGGGCTGGTCCATGTCGATCGCAGCGCGGACCGCATCATCCTGACCCCCGGCGCCAATGCGGCCGAGGCCGACTGCGCCGGCCATAGCTGA